From Panicum hallii strain FIL2 chromosome 2, PHallii_v3.1, whole genome shotgun sequence, a single genomic window includes:
- the LOC112883302 gene encoding TLD domain-containing protein 2 isoform X2, whose protein sequence is MLAWKEKVADRLSRLLADSPVSPSPGPAAVQPPQAVSLPAEHFTSPKKSSLSSYVLSLLPTSNSGPEQNSPCSGTLRPLPPESLPKRWRGSEFTWQDLPLELSEESGSESERDERNGDFSKNQVHQSYRSVGNSNGNEETSTSDCSGTLHYLTEKSMFVSPKLFAFFDSSLPGTLKGCHWVLLYSTWKHGISLRTLLRRSENIQGPCLLIVGDMKGAVFGGLLNSPLRPTEKRKYQGTNQTFVFTTIHGEPRLFRPTGANRFYYLCLNDALAFGGGGSFALRVDEDFGSCDTFGNSCLAYTPEFELKNVELWGFTHSWSRSK, encoded by the exons atgcTCGCGTGGAAGGAGAAGGTGGCGGACCGCCTCTCACGCCTCCTCGCCGACTCCCCCGTCTCCCCTTCCCCGGGCCCCGCCGCCGTCCAGCCGCCGCAG GCAGTATCTCTCCCAGCAGAACATTTTACTTCCCCCAAGAAGTCGTCATTATCTTCTTATGTATTGTCCCTTCTACCTACCTCAAACTCGGGGCCTGAGCAGAATTCACCTTGTTCAGGGACTTTGAGACCATTACCTCCTGAGTCACTTCCTAAGAGATGGAGAGGGAGTGAATTCACATGGCAAGATCTGCCGCTGGAATTGAGTGAGGAGTCTGGGTCTGAAAGTGAGAGAGATGAAAGGAATGGAGATTTTAGTAAGAACCAGGTCCATCAGTCATACAGATCCGTGGGAAACTCTAATGGAAATGAGGAAACATCGACTTCAGACTGTTCAGGCACTCTTCATTATCTAACTGAAAAGTCTATGTTTGTATCTCCAAAACTGTTTGCCTTCTTTGATTCTTCTCTCCCTGGGACCTTAAAGGGGTGCCACTGGGTATTACTATATAG CACCTGGAAGCATGGGATATCTCTAAGAACACTTCTTCGTAGAAGTGAGAATATTCAGGGTCCATGCCTATTG ATTGTTGGAGATATGAAAGGGGCTGTGTTTGGTGGCTTATTGAACAGTCCTTTGCGGCCTACAGAGAAAAGGAAATACCAG GGAACAAACCAGACATTTGTGTTCACAACAATACATGGTGAACCTAGACTTTTCAGACCAACTG GTGCAAACAGATTCTACTATTTGTGCTTGAATGATGCTTTGGCATTTGGAGGTGGTGGAAGCTTCGCATTGCGTGTTGATGAAGATTT TGGATCATGCGATACATTTGGAAACTCATGCTTGGCATATACTCCAGAGTTTGAACTAAAGAATGTTGAG CTGTGGGGATTCACGCATTCGTGGAGCCGTTCGAAGTAG
- the LOC112883302 gene encoding TLD domain-containing protein 2 isoform X1 translates to MLAWKEKVADRLSRLLADSPVSPSPGPAAVQPPQAVSLPAEHFTSPKKSSLSSYVLSLLPTSNSGPEQNSPCSGTLRPLPPESLPKRWRGSEFTWQDLPLELSEESGSESERDERNGDFSKNQVHQSYRSVGNSNGNEETSTSDCSGTLHYLTEKSMFVSPKLFAFFDSSLPGTLKGCHWVLLYSTWKHGISLRTLLRRSENIQGPCLLIVGDMKGAVFGGLLNSPLRPTEKRKYQGTNQTFVFTTIHGEPRLFRPTGANRFYYLCLNDALAFGGGGSFALRVDEDLLHGSSGSCDTFGNSCLAYTPEFELKNVELWGFTHSWSRSK, encoded by the exons atgcTCGCGTGGAAGGAGAAGGTGGCGGACCGCCTCTCACGCCTCCTCGCCGACTCCCCCGTCTCCCCTTCCCCGGGCCCCGCCGCCGTCCAGCCGCCGCAG GCAGTATCTCTCCCAGCAGAACATTTTACTTCCCCCAAGAAGTCGTCATTATCTTCTTATGTATTGTCCCTTCTACCTACCTCAAACTCGGGGCCTGAGCAGAATTCACCTTGTTCAGGGACTTTGAGACCATTACCTCCTGAGTCACTTCCTAAGAGATGGAGAGGGAGTGAATTCACATGGCAAGATCTGCCGCTGGAATTGAGTGAGGAGTCTGGGTCTGAAAGTGAGAGAGATGAAAGGAATGGAGATTTTAGTAAGAACCAGGTCCATCAGTCATACAGATCCGTGGGAAACTCTAATGGAAATGAGGAAACATCGACTTCAGACTGTTCAGGCACTCTTCATTATCTAACTGAAAAGTCTATGTTTGTATCTCCAAAACTGTTTGCCTTCTTTGATTCTTCTCTCCCTGGGACCTTAAAGGGGTGCCACTGGGTATTACTATATAG CACCTGGAAGCATGGGATATCTCTAAGAACACTTCTTCGTAGAAGTGAGAATATTCAGGGTCCATGCCTATTG ATTGTTGGAGATATGAAAGGGGCTGTGTTTGGTGGCTTATTGAACAGTCCTTTGCGGCCTACAGAGAAAAGGAAATACCAG GGAACAAACCAGACATTTGTGTTCACAACAATACATGGTGAACCTAGACTTTTCAGACCAACTG GTGCAAACAGATTCTACTATTTGTGCTTGAATGATGCTTTGGCATTTGGAGGTGGTGGAAGCTTCGCATTGCGTGTTGATGAAGATTT GTTACATGGAAGCAGTGGATCATGCGATACATTTGGAAACTCATGCTTGGCATATACTCCAGAGTTTGAACTAAAGAATGTTGAG CTGTGGGGATTCACGCATTCGTGGAGCCGTTCGAAGTAG